The genomic segment GTCTCCAAGTACAAGGCCAGATTGGTGACAAAAAGGTTTTCTCCAGAGGCAAGGCTTGGACTTCACCGAGGTGTTTGCACCAGTTGCACGAATGGAGACCATTCGACTGGTGATAGCAGTAGTGTGTGCAAGGTGTTGGTCTATGTTCCAACTTGACGTGAAATCTACCTTCCTGCATGGTCCGTTGGAGGAAGAAGTGTATATCCAGCAGCCACTTGGATTTGTTAGCAAAGGTAGAGAACACCATGTGTACAGGTTGCGAAAGGCGTTATACGGATTGAGGCAAGCTCCTAGGGCTTGGAACAAACGCATAGATTCATTCTTGCTGAAACTTAACTTCACTAGACGTGTTGTTGAACACGACGTGTATGTAAAAAAGGGTGAAGAAGAGGAGTTGCTGATCATCTGTTTGTACGTGGATGATTTGCTTATCACTGGATCAAATCTAGAACACATAGACGAGTTGAAGAGGGTTATGCAGTCAGAATTTGAGATGACCGATATGGGGAAGTTGAGCTACTTCTTGGGCATGGAATTCACCTATACTGCAGCGGGTATGATCTTGCATCAGAGGAAGTATGTTAAGGAGTTGTTGGAAAGATTCAACATGTCCGTGTGAAACTCAGCAAGGAGTCCAATAGAGGTGAATCTGAAGCTGGTGAGTAATGATAATGAAGAAGATGCTAAAGAAACCATGTTCAAACAGATTGTAGGCTCTCTATGATTCTTGTGCAATAGTAGACCAGATCTATCATTCAGTCTAGGACTGATAAACAGGTTTATGGGGAAACCAAAGAAAACACATATGCTTGCAACTAAGAGGGTGTTGAGGTACGTCAAAGGCACTACAAACTTTGGCATATTATTTCCAATTGGAAGGCGCAATGCTGATGGAGGAAACTTGGAACTTGTTGGGTTCACGGATTCAGACCATGGTGGTGATTGTGTTGAGAGGAAGAGCACATCAGATTATATGTTTATGCTAAATGGATCTCCCATTTCGTGGTGCTCCAAGAAGCAGCCAATGGTGGCTCTGTCCAGTTGTGAAGCGGAGTATATAGCGGGTAGCTATGTAGCATGTCAGGGGGTATGGCTGGAGGAAGTATTGAGGGAGTTGATGATTCTTATGAAAGCACCTTTGCAGCTGAAGATAGATAATGCGTTTGCAACCAATCACTCCAAAAACCCGTAAGCCATGGTAGAAGCAAGCACATAGAGGTGAGATACCACTTCCTTAGAGATATGGTgaacaaaggaaaaataacaTTAACCTACTGCAACACTGAAGCACAACTGTCGAATGTCTTCATAAAAGCAGTAAAAATTGAAAGATTTAAGTGGTTGAGGAAAGAGATTGGAGTTAGATCTTGTGAATGTTTGACTTGAAAGGGAGTATTAAGCGAAAACAAGTCAAACCAGTTAGTtagtttgttgttattgttatcAGTTTTACTTTTCTGTTGTACTGATACATCTCTCATATACATTGTAAATAATGTTGCATCACTATTCAGTTTTAAATAATACAGTATTCTTAATTTCTCTCTTCCAGTTcttcaacaataacaaataaatgaTACAAGAAAGCCGTCATTATTTTGTCATTCCTAGTCTGAATCCATTTtgctaaaaaataaataatataagataataaacgataaatgtaataaatgtaTTAGATCAATTATCATGAAGCCATTACTTAAAAGAAgtcaataattaattgagataaaatttGACATATATTACTTTTGTCTAAAAAAACAGTTTTGGAAGCTAGAAaagaattatttacattttattggGAAAAAATAACTTCgcctaaaattttattataaaactaaaataaaaatgtgataaCAGGGATGTGAAAAAGAAACTAAGaagataaattataaacattCGGAAATTTGTGACGGTATAGTCATGATGATGATATAATAAGccaagaggaaaaagaaaaagttaagcAAGAGACACGTGGAAGCGGTTCTATAAACAACAATTATTCTTGCTTTGTAACCAAGAAACCTTTTGAAACACCAAAAGGCAGAAATCTaaacaaaagagaaatttaGTTAGATCtcgaaatttcaatttttaatatatatatatatatatatatatatatatatatatataattatcctGTCTATTTCAGATTCTTTTATTCAAATCCTAGAAATGTAGGTAAATAACCATTGTTTATACCAACGTAggttaatataaataaattacattgaTTTGGATTATTATGAAGATTTGATGGATGTTTGGAATGAACGAGGATTAAGTGATGAATAACGCGTCTATGATATGAGATAATATAGTGGAATGGAATGCAATGGatgaaattttatgattttagtaCTTCTAATAAGAAGTGTGATAATTGTTAATTTAGAGTTATGTATTAAATAAGTGTGAAATTATCTTAAATTCTATGAAATTATAAACTTATAGAATGTTTTAGTATAAGTGGTGAAAATTGAAGAAGATTTTTATGGTAGGATATggaataaagaataattttctACCAAGTTTACAAAGATCTAACTCTATCACCATGGGAACTAGACTATTTGTATGATTATACTTCTTTGTGTCGTAGATTGTCCCTTGAGACTTAAACCCACAAAAAAATACATGTCCACaaacaaaggaaaaaattaacaatgttgagcgaaaataattatatattagatATAAAATCCTAATacaataaaactttaaaatactaactaaaatcaaaatcactttataatttaaatacatagtCAGTCCAATAAAACTTTTATCATGTTGGAACAAAATGTGTATTATTGAGATTTCGAAATATTAAATATGCCGACATAAAGTTTTACATAagaatttttaagaaaaataataaggaaataaaacttttttattagtatataaactagttttatagtattatttatttcatataattttatatttaagtttaatttttagaaaattatattttactttttttttaaaggttatcttatcacacaaaaacaaaaactcttCATCCATTTAACCAATCCAACTTCCAACAAAGGTATTACACACCATATCTGGAACTCTCTCGCACAAAGAACCATAAACCCTTTCTTTAGTTTTTCCACCGAACCGCAACCCATGGCCGCCGCAGCGCCGCCTCCGGCCCCAACTCCGGCTCCGGAGCCCGTCACATCGTTACCGGAAACCACCCCTCTCTTCACGCGCATCCGCCTGGCCACCCCCTCCGACGTTCCACACATCCACAAACTGATCCACCAGATGGCCGTCTTTGAACGCCTGACTCACCTCTTCTCCGCCACAGAGTCCTCCCTCGCCGCTACCCTTTTCTCCCCAACCGCCCAGCCCTTCCACTCCTTCACCATCTTCCTTCTAGAAGCTTCTCCCAAACCCTTCGCCGTTTCAAACGTGGACTCGAACCCGTTCTTCAAACCCCTGACGAAGTTCGTGAATCTGAGTATCCCCATTGAGGACCCCGAGCGAGAGACGTTCAAGACGACGGATGATGTGACGGTTGTGGGGTTTGTGTTGTTTTTCCCGAACTACTCAACCTTTCTTGGGAAGCCAGGGTTTTACGTGGAGGATTTGTTCGTGAGGGAGTGTTACAGGAGAAAGGGGTTTGGGAGAATGCTTCTGTCGGCGGTGGCGACACAGGCGGTGAAGATGGGGTACGGGAGGGTGGAGTGGGTGGTGCTCGATTGGAATGTGAATGCCATTAAGTTTTATGAAGAGATGGGTGCCGATCTCTTGAACGAGTGGAGGATTTGCAGGTTAACTGGGGAGGCTCTTCAGGCTTATGGAGGTGCCCATTAgaaatctttctttctttcttttcttttctttaataatcACAATATGGGTTTTAGGGAAGGTTTTACTGCCTTAGGAACGACTGTTGTCTTTTTTCAGATCGTGATCGTGTTACTTTGAGTTGTTATGTTGTGATGAAAGTGTTTGATCATGTTTTAGAAGCTCGTGATCTTGTTCTTGGAAGGGAAAGAGTTATGGGTTTGTCCACTGTTGAATTTCTCTTTTGTTCTTCTAACAGACAATGTTAATAACATGTTGTACATTAATCACTGCATTGTTTGGTTTTGAAGTTCATGTCTCTGTCATACCCACCAATTTCCTTTTAAGAAAGTTTTTTGTGGAGTAAGAGTGGCTTCTAACCATATGAGAAACCAAAAGAATGTTTTAGTGGAATTGAGAAATTATGAGTGTATAATGATGATTTAGAGTGACTTTGGTAAAAACGGGTCTTGACATTTCTTAGACAAAGTTAAAATCATGTTGTTTTCTATTGAATGTGAAGTGATGCTTATCTTTAACGTTGTTTTGCCTTTTCTATACATTTGAGGATATTGCAGTTGTTGGTGGTGATTAATTTGAGTTTGTCTGAAGCAAGATTTCATCTTTTGGATATTAAGTTTGGTTCAAGTTCAGTTAAAAAACAAGTTTTTCTCCAGATTGCACCTTTTGGACAAGAGAAGAAAAGTTAAGATAAATTGTCATTACACTCTTCAATGTGATTTAGTAATAG from the Vigna angularis cultivar LongXiaoDou No.4 chromosome 3, ASM1680809v1, whole genome shotgun sequence genome contains:
- the LOC128195874 gene encoding secreted RxLR effector protein 161-like, producing the protein MGKPKKTHMLATKRVLRYVKGTTNFGILFPIGRRNADGGNLELVGFTDSDHGGDCVERKSTSDYMFMLNGSPISWCSKKQPMVALSSCEAEYIAGSYVACQGVWLEEVLRELMILMKAPLQLKIDNAFATNHSKNP
- the LOC108325225 gene encoding probable acetyltransferase NATA1-like codes for the protein MAAAAPPPAPTPAPEPVTSLPETTPLFTRIRLATPSDVPHIHKLIHQMAVFERLTHLFSATESSLAATLFSPTAQPFHSFTIFLLEASPKPFAVSNVDSNPFFKPLTKFVNLSIPIEDPERETFKTTDDVTVVGFVLFFPNYSTFLGKPGFYVEDLFVRECYRRKGFGRMLLSAVATQAVKMGYGRVEWVVLDWNVNAIKFYEEMGADLLNEWRICRLTGEALQAYGGAH